The following are from one region of the Littorina saxatilis isolate snail1 linkage group LG2, US_GU_Lsax_2.0, whole genome shotgun sequence genome:
- the LOC138959777 gene encoding mammalian ependymin-related protein 1-like has protein sequence MLRLALLAVLVGVALSQTPAPCITPSQFTARASQYDHKDDQMNRFYVAYDATNKRRAIFEEQNVIVPGRQFREFLEIGSENVMYEINLTLKTCTKIPMRRPWRVYGIPPNATFENEYYIGGPGEEVFAQEWSDRIPLRQREFWVGVFSLNNCYPIREVIIADYEQVNSTITTNFYDIVQGIPNPNDFLVPAECQTAEWAPHASVKVPYL, from the exons ATGTTGCGCTTGGCGTTGCTGGCAGTGTTGGTGGGTGTGGCCTTGTCGCAGACACCTGCACCTTGCATTACTCCCTCACAGTTCACG GCCCGAGCCAGCCAGTATGACCACAAGGATGACCAGATGAACCGCTTTTACGTCGCCTATGACGCCACCAACAAAAGACGCGCCATCTTCGAAGAACAGAATGTCATCGTCCCCGGCAGACA GTTCCGCGAGTTCCTGGAGATTGGCAGCGAGAACGTGATGTACGAGATCAACCTGACACTGAAGACGTGCACCAAGATCCCCATGCGACGACCGTGGAGGGTCTACGGCATCCCGCCCAACGCCACCTTCGAGAACGAGTACTACATCGGAGGCCCTGGCGAGGAGGTCTTTGCCCAGGAGTGGTCTGACCGCATTCCCCTCAGGCAGC GCGAGTTCTGGGTGGGCGTGTTCAGCCTCAACAACTGCTACCCTATCCGCGAGGTGATCATCGCCGACTACGAGCAGGTCAActccaccatcaccaccaactTCTACGACATCGTGCAGGGCATCCCCAACCCCAACGACTTCCTGGTGCCAGCGGAGTGCCAGACGGCTGAGTGGGCTCCCCATGCCTCCGTCAAGGTCCCTTACCTGTAA